A region of the Pseudomonas silesiensis genome:
ACGCTGCTTCGTAACGAAGAAATTCCGGACATGCCCAAACCACTGGCTGACCGGATATTGGGAGAGACGCCGTGAATACAGAGGTCAAGCAGGCATTCGAGCAGCGTGTCATTGCGATTCCCCTCGAGCGAATCCTACCCTCGCGTAAGGTCGACCAACTGACACCCGGAAGTAAAAAGTACGCCAGCATTTTGAGCTCAATAAAAGAGCTCGGAGTTGTTGAGCCGTTGGTGGTTCACCCCAAACCTGTGGTCGCCGATGGAGTGACTTTGTTCATGCTGTTGGATGGGCATTTTCGCTTAGAGGCACTCAAGGCATTGGGGGCAACTGAGGCGCTATGCCTGATTTCGACCGACGATGAGGGCTTTACTTACAACCGGCAAATCAACCGACTGACACCGATCCAAGAACATAAAATGATCATTTCCGCTCTGAAAAAAGGCATCGCAGCTTCTCGCATTGCGGCGGTGCTTGGGATCAATGTGGAGAGAGTTCATGAGAGAGAAAATTTGCTGAAAGGCATCGCGCCTGAGGTCGCGGAGATGCTGAAGGTTCGCATGGTATCGCAGGACGTGTTCCGTGCCCTTCGACTGATGAAGCCCATCCGCCAGATTGAAACAGTTGAAATGATGATCTCGGCCAACTGCTTTACGAGAAATTATGCACGAATGGTCTTGGCGGCGTCGCGACCGGAGATGCTGGTTGAGAAGAAGAAAAAACTAAGTGACGTCAGTGCCGTTGACATAGCCCGCATGGAGCGGGAGATGGAGAACCTTCAGCATGATTACAAACAGGTTGAGGACACACTGGGTGAGACAATGCTGGTCTTGGTTGTGGCCAAGGGTTATCTCGTGCGTATCCTTCGAAACGATGCTATTGCCGGCTA
Encoded here:
- a CDS encoding plasmid partitioning protein RepB C-terminal domain-containing protein: MNTEVKQAFEQRVIAIPLERILPSRKVDQLTPGSKKYASILSSIKELGVVEPLVVHPKPVVADGVTLFMLLDGHFRLEALKALGATEALCLISTDDEGFTYNRQINRLTPIQEHKMIISALKKGIAASRIAAVLGINVERVHERENLLKGIAPEVAEMLKVRMVSQDVFRALRLMKPIRQIETVEMMISANCFTRNYARMVLAASRPEMLVEKKKKLSDVSAVDIARMEREMENLQHDYKQVEDTLGETMLVLVVAKGYLVRILRNDAIAGYLTRYYAELLEELMSIMEAVTSDARQLERE